The Candidatus Lernaella stagnicola sequence TGATGCACCTCCGCTACACGCAAATCGACCGCGAAACGACGCCGCTTGGTGAACTGACGCTGCGACGCTACGAAGCCGAAACCGGCGAAACCGGTTATGAAATCCTTATCGACGGCAACTTCCTCATGGCCACCCACGGTGCTCACAGCGAAAAAGCCATGGCCGATCTGGCACACCGCCGCCTCCAACGCTCCGCCACCCAACTCACCGTACTGGTCGGTGGCCTGGGCGCCGGTCACACGCTGCGCGCCGCGCTTGATCTACCGGGCGTGACGCGCGTGGTAGTCGCAGAAATCGGGGCGAAGGTCGTGGAATGGAATCGCCGCTACTTCGGTGAAGCCAACGGCGCGGCCGTCGAGGATCCCCGCGTGGAAATCCGCATCGCCGACCTCGCTGACGTGCTGCGCGAGGCCGAAGCGGCGTTCGACCTGCTGTTGCTCGATGTGGACAACGGCCCAGGTTGGCTCGCCGCGCCGGGTAATGCCGAGTTGTACGAAACCGCCGGCGTGGAGGCCTGCCGCCGCGCCCTGCTGCCCGGCGGCGTGCTGGCGGTGTGGTCGCCGCAACCCAACCCGCGCTTTCTCGCCGCGCTGAAGCAGGTCTTTTCCGTCATCGAGGAAATCGACACGACAGCTATCGGCAAGCCCATCGCCGAGCCGGGCGATACCGTTTATGTAGCGGTGAAAAAAGATTAGAAAAACGCGCCGCGCTTCGCTTACAGTTCCAGCTTGAACTCGCCGTAGTAGCCGGTGGGCGGCAGGTCGTTGTCGCCGTCGCCTTCCTTGTCCCAGTTGTAGCCCAGCCAGTTCTCGACTCGGAAGCCCAGTTCGACGTGGCGACCGAGGGTCTTGTACAGCCGCGCGTTGGTCAAATAGCGTTCGTCGGCGGTGTACCAAAGCCCGCCCATGCCAATGTAGTCGCGCTGCGATTGAAACACCGCGCCGACCATCCCGCCCAGCCCCCACGGCGTGTAGTCCACGAACAACCGCGTGCCGGCGTTGTGTTCCGGCACAGTGCCCAGCGCTTCGTCCTCGTCCAAATCGAAGGTCTTGGTGTAGGTGTAATCGAGCGACCACCGCACCATGTCGTGAGGCGTGAGAACAACCTGGCCCTCGACGCCCTGAATGCGCGCACGCTTCAGATTGACGTAACTCATCAGCGGGAAGCCGCCCTTGAAGTTGTCGTCGACGATGGCCGGATAAATCATGTCGTACAGCTCGTACTGAAAATAGCCCGCCGTCACCGCGGCGAATTCGACGATTCCCTGCTCCACCTCGCCGTTGAAACCCAGCGCCGTTTCCGGCTCGAGGTCTTCGTCCCCCACGAGGAAGTACCCGCTGTGCCGAAAGATCGGCCGGTACAATTGCGAGAGCGTGGGTTCGCGGAAGGCCCGGCCCACGCTGGCCCGCAACGCGGTATTGGTCGGCAGACGCACAAGCGTGGACAGCTTCGGGTTGACCGTCGTGCCCCACACTTCGTGGTTGTCGACCCGCACACCCGGCACGATCGACCACACGCCGTCAAAGAAGAACAACTCATCCTGCACAAAGGCGGAAAGCACCGTCTGAAAGGCGCTGTACGCTTGGTCCGAATCGGTTAACGAACTTTGCTCGAACGCCTCGTAATCCAGCTTCTCGTGCCGCCACGACACGCCGCCGGTCAGCAGGTTCCAGTTCGCGGCGGCCACGCTGGCCACGAGTTCGGCGTTGAGATCGTCACCGATCGTCGTGTTGCCTTTGTTGACCAGGCCGCGAATCAAGTCGGGCGGCGGCAGGGGATTGATCGTGTACGTGGTGGAAAACTCGCGATACCGGAACGTGCGGTGAAAGTACGACGCCATCGCCGTCATCGACAGGCGGCCGTACTCCAACTCGCCGCGCAGTGTCCCGGAAAGCCGCGTTTTGTCGTCGCTCACGGCCCGGTCATCCTCGTCGGAAAATTGATTGTCTTCCCAGTGATAGCGGGCCTGCGTCGTCCACCGCAAATACGGCCCGGTGCGCACGGTGAACTTTCCGAAAAGGTCGTTGGCTTCATACGGGTGGCCGGCGTCGTTTTCAAATGGAATGGTGTCGACGACGCCCTCCCCGATGCGAATTTTCGACCGGGCGGCGTTCGGGTCGATCCAGCCGCCGGACTGTTTGCGATTGAAATTGACGACCCAACCCACCGGCCCCGCGCCCCACGCATGGAAGGCGTTGCCGCCGAAGGTGGCGAAACTCCCGCCCCACAAATTGAGTTCCGCGCTGGGATCGGCCGTCGGCTCGCGCGTCATGATATTGATCACGCCGCCGATGGCGTCCGAACCGTAAAGCGAACTGCTCGGTCCCTTGATGACTTCAATGCGCCGCACCAACTGCGCGGGAATCAGTTCCAGATCCGGCGCCCGCATGGTCATCGGCACCCGCATGCCGTCGATCAACAGCAACACGCGGTCCGTGGGCAAACCTTGGATATTCACGCCGCTGCCCGGTCCGCCGCGACCCGCCGACTCCCACTCGTCGACAAATACGCCCGCCACATTCTCCAGGGCGTCGCCCACATCGTCCGAGCCGCTCTTGGCCATTTCGTCAGCGGTGACGACCGAGACCGCAATCGGCGCGGTGGACACCGAGTGCTTGGTGCGTGTGCCGGTCACGACGACTTCGTCCCCGGCGTGTATGGGCGCTTCGTCGTCGGCTTCCTTATCGTCTTGGGCATCGGCGGCGACGTCGATTGCGGGCGGCGGATCATCCTTCGGCGGTTCGGGCTCCGGGGTCGGGGTGGAGTCGGTGTCCTCGTCGTCGTCTGGGTCGGCCGCAGCGGCAACCGGCAGGCACAGCACGGCCGTCACGCATAAAAGCAGCAACCCAATCCATAACCTTCGCCGCATTCCCCGCACCACGTACTCCGTGAAAGAAAGGGGCCCGCCGAGGCACAAGAAGACCCCGGCGGACCAATAGGGTAGTTAGAGGATTTTCACTTTGGGTCCTCTAAAGTAATGTCGTATGTCGTCAGCGCGCCGTCCTGGATCGTGATGGGCGACATCGTCAGGGACCAGTTGTTCGGGTCCACCGCGAAATTGATGCTTTCCCCGTCGTTGGGGTCCACATCCAAAAACGCCACGACGCGATAGTCGCCCGTGAAGGATGTTTCCACCACGTAGTCGAAGGGAAATCCGCCCACCGGCACATCGAACTCGGCGCTCTCATCCGGCGGCCCGGCGGGCAGGCCCGTCCAGAAGCCGAACACGACCTTGTCGCCTTCTTTGCTGCCGGCGTAGGTCAACGTTCCGGCGATGCCGGTTTGCGGCGCGGTGTCGTCGTCGCCCGCGGTATCGTTGTCATCGTCGTTATCATCGTCGTCGTCGTCTCCGCCGATGTCCTCAGGATCCACGAGCACGAAGTTGACGCCGTCGTTTTCGCCTTCCTGCAACGTCACCGAGGCCGTCGGCACCGCCAACGGATCGACGTTCACGTTCATGCCGAACAGGTCGTCCGGGTCGACATCTAAGGCCGCCAACGGAAAAAACTCGCCGCTATGTTCAAAGCCGACGCGATATTCCATCGGAAACCCGCTTTCCGGGATGTCGATGTACACGAATTCCGTGGGCGCGCCGCTCATCGGCCAAAAGTCGACGATCGCAACCAGCATTTTGGAATCCGCGAGCAGCTTATCGCCATCATAGGAAATCGTGCCGCTCATGCGCACCGGGTAGTCATCGGGGTTGTGTACGTCGCCTTCATTGTTGTCATCGTCGTCGTCGTCATCGTCGTCGTCGTCGCAAGCGGCGGCGAGCACCACGAGTCCCAACGCGAGCACCAATGCAAAAGTCAAAAAGATTTTCCACTTCATTCGGTCTCTCCTTTTAAAGTCACGCGGCCGCCTACTCGCCGTCCACCCACCACCAGTCGACATCCTCCGGGTCCAACAGCACGAAATCGCGCACGATGATTCCCGGTTCGATCACCAGTGGTTCTTCATCTTCGTCGGGCAGGTCGAGCGGATCGACTTCCGCGTTCATCATCAAATTGACGTCGTTTTCATCCACGTCCAGAAAAGCCGCTAGGTAGTAGGCTTTTCCTTCCAGGTATTCGTCCAAATCGAATTGGTAGGTCACGGGGAAGCTGCCGGTGAATCCGGGAACGTCCCAAAAACGCACCGGTGGTCCCGTCATGGGCCACTGGTTGATCATGCCGACGACCAACCGCGCGCCGGTCCGGTCGCCGCTGTAGTTAATGACGCCGGTCAGCGTGGCGATGATCTCCCCGCCCTCTTCGATTTCGTCCTCTTTCTCCACGTCGTACCCACTGCCGCACGCCGGCCCGAGCACCAACATACAAAGAGCCATCAACCAAACCGCCGACCCGCTGATAACTTTGATGTGTTTGGGCAGTTGCAAAAAAGCGGCTCCCTAAGCTATGGTTCGTTTCGGTTTTGGCGGCCCCGCGAAACCCCGTGAATCGTGGGCGCGATCATCACAGGAGGCGGTATCGGTCGCCTCAAAGAGGACCGATTTTAATTCTAACTATCTTATAAGACAAGGCATTTAATCAATAGGACGCACTTTTTGGAACCTCGCGAAGACCAAATTTGGCAAGATCTTGTTTATAAAGGGAAAGCTGCGCATGTGCGCGGGCCGAAAATCGTCCGCTGGACCACCAAAAGTTACTTTATCAACACTTTCTTGAGATTAGATGCCGGCCATCGCGTCCTGGATATCGGCTGCGGACTGGGTGAATTCACCATACTGGCCGCCCGGCGCGCCCGCGAGGTCGTCGGCGTCGACGCCGCCGAAACCGCGGTGACCGCCGCCCGACTCGCCGCCTCGCGTCTTGGCGTCGACAACGTCGAATTTGCAGTCGGCAATGCCTACGAGTTGGTCGGCGTGGTGGGCGAACCGGAATCCTTCGACCGAGTCCTCTGCCTCGACTTGATCGAACACGTCAGCGAACCGCAAAAAGTCATGGCGCAAATTCATGCGTTGCTGCGCCCCGGCGGACGCGCCCTCGTGTACACCAATTGCTACGGCCGCTTTTCGTGGGTTTATCTAAAAGAGTGTTGGCGCACCCGCGGCCGGCCCGGTCGTCTGTGGGCGTCGGATGCGCGCGACCATCATTTGCATCGCTTTACCCTTCCCGAATTGCGCGAGTTGACCGCCCCGTTTCACACACGCCTGGTCTTCAAAAACCATTTTCTGATTCCTTTCGCTTCATGGCTGACCAGGCGGTTGAACATGCTGTTGGCGCCCACGCCGCCGGCCGGAGAGCCGGCTTCTTCGCCCGAGGCCTCATCGAAAACCGCCGTCACGGTGCAGGAAACGATGCGCGCGCCGCGACGGGTGGCGGAGGTCGTGAAATGGGCGTTGAGCATCGCGGAGATGGAAACGCTCGGACGCTTTTTGCCCTCCGCCGGCGCTTATTTGCTGCTGGAGAAGCGCTAATTCGCTTTTCAAATCGGTCCAGTGTGCTACAAACGAAAGCTCATGGTTAGCGAATCCACCCCGCCGCCGCTTGTTCGGCAACGATGTTTTCTTGCGCTCGCCGCGTTCGTGTTTTTGACGCGCCTGGCGTTTTGGTTGCTGACCGATCACGTTCTGGACGGCGAGGAAAACTTCCGCATCCTTTTCGCGATCGAGCCCGAACCGTGGCGCTATTCGATGATCGGCCCGCTGCATCTCATGCTTCTCAAAATAATGATTAGCCTGTTCGACCATCCGCTGCTGGTGGGGCCGCTGGTGACGTTTCTATGTTCCTTCGGCGTCTTTTGGCTCGGCACGGCGCTGGCGTGGCGACTCTATCACGACGAAAAGGCCGCTGCCGCCACGGCGCTGTTTCTCGGATTCGGACCGATTTTCCTTCGCTATTCAACCCTCGCCAAAGTCGAACCGATTTACACCTTCGCCCTGATGCTTTGCCTGTGGTTTTTGACAAGTCACCCACGACGCGTGGGGCATCTTCTCGCCGCCGCCGGCGCCCTGGCGGCTGCCACGGCGCTTCGCTTTGAGTCCTGGGCGCTGGTGCCGATTTTGACGGCGGTGATTTGGTTGCGTCCGCGGGACATGTCTCGCTGGTTGGCGGCGCTGGTTTTTGGCCTTCCGGCGGTAGTGTTCCCGATTATTTGGTTGGTGTTGCGTTATTTCCTGGATGGGAATCCGCTGGATTCCTATCAATTGATCTCCGAGGCGGGGGTGGCATCGTTTTCCTGGAGCGAGTGGACGCGCACCTTTTTCCCGGCGGCGACCTTCGCGTTTCTGGCGGCGGCCGGTTTGGGCGCGGTGACGCGGCGACCCCGCTGGCCGGTTGCTTTTGGCGTCTTGCTTATGGTGTTGGTGCTGGTGCCGGTGGTTCGCTTCGGCCTGCCGTCTTACGACATGAAGTACATGTTTGCGCCCCTGGCTTTCTTGTCATTGGCGGCTGGCGCCGGCGTTGCCTGGCTGGGCGACCGCGCGCGACCGCGAGTCATCAAGCATGCGGTTGCGGTGTTGATGTTGGTTTTCTTGGTAGAGAGTTTCGCGGGATTTCATCGGGCGATGAACGAGCAACAAGTTCCCGAAAATGCGCCCGCGGTTTTGGATTACGTGAGGCGGGCGCCGGGCGAATGCACTGTGGTGGTGAATTCGATTGCGAACCGGTATCGGTCTTATTTCGAGGTGCTGGCCCGCGGCGGATGCCGGTTTGTTGAGCCGAACACGCCTTCGGCCGCCGCCGCCATGTTTACCCTCGGCTTGGACAAAGGCCTTGGTATGGACTGCCCGGCAAGCACGTCTGCTGTCCCCTTTCTTCCTTGGTA is a genomic window containing:
- a CDS encoding TonB-dependent receptor, which encodes MRRRLWIGLLLLCVTAVLCLPVAAAADPDDDEDTDSTPTPEPEPPKDDPPPAIDVAADAQDDKEADDEAPIHAGDEVVVTGTRTKHSVSTAPIAVSVVTADEMAKSGSDDVGDALENVAGVFVDEWESAGRGGPGSGVNIQGLPTDRVLLLIDGMRVPMTMRAPDLELIPAQLVRRIEVIKGPSSSLYGSDAIGGVINIMTREPTADPSAELNLWGGSFATFGGNAFHAWGAGPVGWVVNFNRKQSGGWIDPNAARSKIRIGEGVVDTIPFENDAGHPYEANDLFGKFTVRTGPYLRWTTQARYHWEDNQFSDEDDRAVSDDKTRLSGTLRGELEYGRLSMTAMASYFHRTFRYREFSTTYTINPLPPPDLIRGLVNKGNTTIGDDLNAELVASVAAANWNLLTGGVSWRHEKLDYEAFEQSSLTDSDQAYSAFQTVLSAFVQDELFFFDGVWSIVPGVRVDNHEVWGTTVNPKLSTLVRLPTNTALRASVGRAFREPTLSQLYRPIFRHSGYFLVGDEDLEPETALGFNGEVEQGIVEFAAVTAGYFQYELYDMIYPAIVDDNFKGGFPLMSYVNLKRARIQGVEGQVVLTPHDMVRWSLDYTYTKTFDLDEDEALGTVPEHNAGTRLFVDYTPWGLGGMVGAVFQSQRDYIGMGGLWYTADERYLTNARLYKTLGRHVELGFRVENWLGYNWDKEGDGDNDLPPTGYYGEFKLEL
- a CDS encoding class I SAM-dependent methyltransferase — translated: MNRTHFLEPREDQIWQDLVYKGKAAHVRGPKIVRWTTKSYFINTFLRLDAGHRVLDIGCGLGEFTILAARRAREVVGVDAAETAVTAARLAASRLGVDNVEFAVGNAYELVGVVGEPESFDRVLCLDLIEHVSEPQKVMAQIHALLRPGGRALVYTNCYGRFSWVYLKECWRTRGRPGRLWASDARDHHLHRFTLPELRELTAPFHTRLVFKNHFLIPFASWLTRRLNMLLAPTPPAGEPASSPEASSKTAVTVQETMRAPRRVAEVVKWALSIAEMETLGRFLPSAGAYLLLEKR